A portion of the uncultured Draconibacterium sp. genome contains these proteins:
- a CDS encoding DoxX family membrane protein produces the protein MNWKKLIITIFRTAIGWHFLYEGVAKLADGNWSAAGYLFSSTGPLSGFYQWMGGSESIMNVVDPLNMAALILIGLGLTLGLAIRVSAASGVVLLLLYYFAHPPFGGSLLANTEGSLYIVNKNVIEALALLVLFVLKEKGWGLYSLAIFSKKKDADDGSSSVKSRREALKNLATIPALGVLGLGAFNETQKFGVDTLSGATIKVGGADIKELKGELPKGKIGPHEISRLVAGGNLIGGWAHSRDLHYVPSLFRAYNTEKKIFETLMLAEEAGINTINIGFPTNATMQKYKKLTGSKIKVITQVHPDADNNDYVVNINKAIDFGVDIIQIQGNWCDWLVRDNKLDKIDLMLNHIREQGYTAGLASHTVDSLIACEEQGIIPDYYMKTMHHDNYWSAHPRENRFPFEVDGKKYADHNRFHDNLFCLYPDKTVEFVNRATVPVMGFKVLAAGAIQPEDGFNWAFKNGADFICVGMFDFQVVNDVNITIDTLNNLQGRSRKWYG, from the coding sequence ATGAACTGGAAGAAACTTATTATTACAATTTTTAGGACCGCCATCGGCTGGCACTTTTTATACGAAGGCGTAGCAAAATTGGCCGATGGTAACTGGAGTGCTGCCGGATATTTATTCAGCTCAACAGGGCCATTGTCCGGTTTTTATCAGTGGATGGGTGGTTCCGAAAGTATTATGAATGTTGTCGATCCGCTGAATATGGCGGCGCTGATTCTTATCGGGCTGGGGCTCACACTTGGTCTGGCCATTCGTGTTTCAGCGGCTTCGGGCGTTGTTTTGCTTTTGCTGTATTATTTTGCGCATCCGCCATTTGGTGGTTCGCTGCTGGCCAATACCGAAGGCAGTCTGTACATTGTAAACAAAAATGTGATTGAAGCGCTGGCTCTGCTCGTTTTGTTTGTTCTGAAAGAAAAAGGCTGGGGATTGTATTCACTGGCTATTTTTTCGAAGAAGAAAGATGCGGATGATGGTTCTTCTTCTGTGAAATCCCGAAGAGAGGCTTTAAAAAACCTGGCAACAATTCCTGCATTGGGTGTTTTGGGACTGGGAGCTTTTAACGAAACTCAAAAGTTCGGTGTCGATACACTTTCGGGGGCCACAATAAAAGTTGGCGGAGCTGATATTAAAGAACTAAAAGGAGAACTTCCAAAAGGCAAGATCGGCCCACACGAAATTAGCCGTTTGGTGGCTGGTGGAAATCTCATTGGCGGCTGGGCACACTCGCGCGATCTGCATTATGTGCCTTCACTGTTCAGGGCTTACAATACCGAAAAGAAAATTTTTGAGACGCTGATGTTGGCCGAGGAAGCCGGAATTAACACCATCAATATCGGTTTTCCGACAAATGCGACGATGCAGAAATATAAGAAGTTGACCGGGAGTAAAATTAAGGTGATCACCCAGGTGCACCCCGATGCCGATAACAACGATTACGTGGTGAATATCAATAAAGCCATCGATTTTGGTGTGGACATTATCCAGATTCAGGGGAATTGGTGTGATTGGCTGGTGCGCGATAATAAACTGGATAAAATCGATTTAATGCTGAATCATATACGTGAACAAGGATATACCGCAGGACTGGCTTCGCACACGGTTGATTCGCTGATTGCCTGCGAGGAGCAGGGGATCATTCCGGATTATTACATGAAAACCATGCATCACGATAATTACTGGTCGGCACACCCGCGTGAGAACCGTTTTCCTTTTGAAGTGGATGGTAAAAAATATGCCGATCATAACCGTTTTCACGATAACCTGTTTTGTTTGTATCCTGATAAAACGGTTGAGTTTGTTAATCGTGCAACAGTTCCGGTAATGGGCTTTAAAGTGCTTGCTGCCGGTGCCATTCAGCCCGAAGATGGTTTTAACTGGGCCTTTAAAAATGGCGCCGATTTTATCTGTGTGGGCATGTTCGATTTTCAGGTAGTAAACGATGTAAATATTACCATCGATACGCTGAATAATTTGCAGGGACGTTCGCGAAAATGGTATGGTTAA
- a CDS encoding peptide-N-glycosidase F-related protein, which yields MKKLIVFFAFLIAAQHLLAQQTTNVITHNKLLINTDPSQGVKSFVKWGNFPSADKEIRRIVLNLTLAYPEDRAIAHWDYMDRVKILRKGGVNGEMINYEIGRMLTPYGSNFKEGWSYTWSIDVTDFQAFLRDSVEIEYIHSGYESPDLGWDLTLDFDITFGPQVADFISVEKMWDDNYRYGDPENPIEKQLSPKTFTTAENASFARFRIQHTGHGMDEPSGCSEFCSRWRELKFDGEVVDHRDMWKDCGNNPLYPQGGTWIFDRAYWCPGDLQVPDVVDIPMKKGSHEIDLDMEPFTANNTDQPHEQITSYLFQYAAPNNENDVTIEEIIAPNLKDNYNRFNPRGFSPLIKIRNLGSRDLKKLKIIYSTKGFEEKTYQWKGNLGFYEAAIIALPGEIDMKEGINTFSVILEEPNGKEDEWDGDNNMNADFESIPTIPSKFVVEFMTNNKPEDNWVQIVSSNYDTVYSKTPEMLDSATTYIDTLELVEGTYFLNLIDTAGEGLEFWFLADAGYGRLRLKDTEGNLIHLFESDCGNGQFYAFKTDNDFKVDTTIEHLSVNIYPRMVKDYATIYTTTNKPSTLKVRITKDGEYIETHEFTNIKDAQTGLDLRHLEEGRYVMEIYVDGEHKMNRRFNKVPQSGFRD from the coding sequence ATGAAGAAACTAATCGTATTTTTTGCATTTTTAATTGCAGCTCAGCACTTGCTGGCACAACAAACCACAAACGTAATTACTCACAATAAACTGCTCATCAATACCGATCCTTCGCAAGGTGTGAAAAGCTTTGTAAAATGGGGCAATTTCCCATCAGCTGATAAAGAGATCAGGAGAATTGTGTTGAACCTTACGCTTGCTTATCCTGAAGATCGCGCCATTGCCCACTGGGATTACATGGATCGCGTGAAAATCCTTCGAAAAGGAGGCGTTAACGGCGAAATGATCAACTACGAAATTGGCCGCATGCTAACTCCTTACGGAAGTAATTTTAAAGAAGGCTGGAGTTACACATGGAGCATTGACGTAACAGATTTTCAGGCTTTTCTGCGCGACAGCGTGGAGATAGAATATATTCACTCGGGGTACGAATCTCCCGATCTGGGTTGGGATTTAACACTAGATTTCGATATTACTTTTGGCCCGCAGGTAGCCGATTTTATCTCAGTTGAAAAAATGTGGGACGACAATTATCGTTACGGCGATCCGGAAAATCCCATTGAAAAACAGCTTTCGCCAAAAACATTTACAACAGCAGAAAATGCCAGCTTTGCCCGTTTTCGTATCCAGCATACCGGACACGGAATGGACGAACCTAGCGGGTGTAGCGAATTTTGTAGTCGTTGGCGCGAGTTAAAATTCGACGGAGAAGTTGTTGACCATCGCGATATGTGGAAAGACTGTGGTAACAACCCGCTTTATCCGCAAGGCGGAACATGGATTTTTGACCGTGCTTACTGGTGCCCCGGCGATTTGCAAGTGCCCGATGTGGTTGATATTCCTATGAAAAAAGGAAGTCACGAAATCGACCTCGACATGGAACCATTTACGGCCAACAATACAGATCAGCCACATGAGCAAATCACGTCATACCTTTTCCAATATGCTGCCCCGAATAATGAAAATGATGTGACCATTGAAGAAATTATTGCACCGAATTTGAAAGACAATTACAACCGTTTTAATCCACGTGGTTTCAGTCCGCTTATTAAAATACGAAACCTGGGTAGCCGCGATTTAAAAAAGCTGAAGATCATTTATTCAACCAAGGGATTTGAAGAGAAAACCTATCAATGGAAAGGCAACCTCGGTTTTTATGAAGCCGCTATTATAGCACTTCCGGGAGAAATCGATATGAAAGAAGGCATAAATACCTTTTCGGTGATTTTGGAAGAACCCAATGGTAAAGAAGACGAATGGGATGGTGATAACAATATGAATGCTGACTTTGAAAGCATTCCGACAATCCCGTCGAAATTTGTGGTGGAATTTATGACCAACAACAAACCCGAAGACAACTGGGTACAGATTGTTAGCAGCAACTACGACACGGTTTATTCAAAAACACCCGAAATGCTCGATTCGGCCACAACTTACATCGATACGCTTGAATTGGTAGAAGGAACGTATTTCCTGAACCTGATTGACACAGCCGGCGAAGGACTGGAGTTCTGGTTTTTGGCCGATGCAGGTTACGGGCGTTTGCGTTTAAAAGACACCGAAGGAAACCTCATTCATTTATTTGAAAGCGACTGTGGAAACGGACAGTTTTATGCCTTCAAAACCGACAACGATTTTAAAGTGGACACTACAATTGAGCATCTGTCGGTAAATATTTACCCGCGCATGGTAAAAGATTACGCCACCATTTATACAACCACGAACAAACCATCTACACTAAAAGTACGCATTACAAAAGATGGCGAGTACATTGAAACACACGAGTTCACCAACATTAAAGATGCTCAAACCGGCCTTGATCTGCGGCATCTGGAAGAAGGACGTTATGTGATGGAAATATACGTTGATGGTGAACACAAAATGAACAGGCGCTTTAACAAGGTTCCACAAAGCGGATTCAGAGATTAG